A single region of the Lycium barbarum isolate Lr01 chromosome 2, ASM1917538v2, whole genome shotgun sequence genome encodes:
- the LOC132627610 gene encoding uncharacterized protein LOC132627610 isoform X1, translating to METSTNPIQMVRAKSEQDRIKVKRKTLEAVLQECQRALELLSTSGNVDDDYDDDDTDDSNSNTDVDRHDSGQGSSADTETDELRDLLKSRVECPDFLQKLENAQASVPQNSAEEGSSWDMVNENDLWEGGDPELDGEDYVLVRQEDIVDGIACFMAAYLLSLKQTKDLTPNQLQDALSKTFSLKKKKGKLRKAWDGSKVIYNVASWGATAIGIYQNPAILRAASAAFWTSCRVISKLF from the exons ATGGAGACAAGTACAAATCCGATCCAGATGGTTAGAGCTAAATCGGAACAGGATCGGATTAAAGTGAAGAGGAAAACGCTAGAAGCAGTGTTGCAGGAATGCCAAAGAGCTCTGGAATTGCTTAGTACTAGTGGTAACGttgacgatgattatgatgatgatgatacagaTGACTCCAATTCTAACACTGATGTTGACCGTCATGACTCCGGTCAAGGTTCCTCTGCTGATACAGAGACCGATGAG CTGCGAGATCTCCTGAAATCTAGAGTTGAATGTCCAGATTTCCTTCAAAAGCTAGAAAATGCTCAAGCATCTGTTCCACAAAACTCAGCTG AAGAAGGCAGTTCGTGGGACATGGTCAATGAGAATGACCTTTGGGAAGGTGGAGATCCTGAGTTAGATGGAGAAGACTATGTTTTAGTTAGGCAAGAAGATATAGTGGATGGTATAGCTTGCTTTATGGCTGCATACCTGTTGTCTCTTAAGCAGACTAAG GATTTGACACCAAACCAACTCCAAGATG CCCTCAGCAAGACATTCTCTctgaaaaagaagaaaggaaagctcCGAAAGGCATGGGATGGAAGCAAAGTTATTTACAATGTAGCATCTTGGGGGGCTACAGCTATTGG GATATACCAAAACCCAGCTATTCTAAGAGCTGCATCAGCAGCGTTCTGGACCTCGTGCCGTGTAATATCGAAGCTCTTTTAA
- the LOC132627610 gene encoding uncharacterized protein LOC132627610 isoform X2, producing METSTNPIQMVRAKSEQDRIKVKRKTLEAVLQECQRALELLSTSGNVDDDYDDDDTDDSNSNTDVDRHDSGQGSSADTETDELRDLLKSRVECPDFLQKLENAQASVPQNSAEGSSWDMVNENDLWEGGDPELDGEDYVLVRQEDIVDGIACFMAAYLLSLKQTKDLTPNQLQDALSKTFSLKKKKGKLRKAWDGSKVIYNVASWGATAIGIYQNPAILRAASAAFWTSCRVISKLF from the exons ATGGAGACAAGTACAAATCCGATCCAGATGGTTAGAGCTAAATCGGAACAGGATCGGATTAAAGTGAAGAGGAAAACGCTAGAAGCAGTGTTGCAGGAATGCCAAAGAGCTCTGGAATTGCTTAGTACTAGTGGTAACGttgacgatgattatgatgatgatgatacagaTGACTCCAATTCTAACACTGATGTTGACCGTCATGACTCCGGTCAAGGTTCCTCTGCTGATACAGAGACCGATGAG CTGCGAGATCTCCTGAAATCTAGAGTTGAATGTCCAGATTTCCTTCAAAAGCTAGAAAATGCTCAAGCATCTGTTCCACAAAACTCAGCTG AAGGCAGTTCGTGGGACATGGTCAATGAGAATGACCTTTGGGAAGGTGGAGATCCTGAGTTAGATGGAGAAGACTATGTTTTAGTTAGGCAAGAAGATATAGTGGATGGTATAGCTTGCTTTATGGCTGCATACCTGTTGTCTCTTAAGCAGACTAAG GATTTGACACCAAACCAACTCCAAGATG CCCTCAGCAAGACATTCTCTctgaaaaagaagaaaggaaagctcCGAAAGGCATGGGATGGAAGCAAAGTTATTTACAATGTAGCATCTTGGGGGGCTACAGCTATTGG GATATACCAAAACCCAGCTATTCTAAGAGCTGCATCAGCAGCGTTCTGGACCTCGTGCCGTGTAATATCGAAGCTCTTTTAA